The Streptomyces sp. NBC_01197 genome window below encodes:
- a CDS encoding S8 family serine peptidase: protein MADDSPTLPAVSSVPPSAGGCVRPSKKHSDLTPWPQRYIAPSRAWPSARGAGVTVAVVDTGVDADGAPALAGRVTAGPDVVSGGTAGKDCAGHGTFVAGIVAAGQKSGVGSAGVAPDARILAVRVTGTDGTATADKVAAGIKAAVAGGARVVDVPIALTRGSAWLTSAVRDAVRHNVLVVAPAYGITDSSGAPTPAAYPAALPDVLAVAGLAPGGGPDQKAAPATAPDIAAPGTSLMSIGPGGSGNFSGSGADLAPGFVAGTAALVDSYRPGLTAQQLTDRLTSTAYPGAAGSRSLTGAGTVDPAGAVTAVLPKSAPSPARPGPAPQLAAGIGDSAHTGAVAVAGGAAGLVALTAFFAVVLPRARRRGWRAGV from the coding sequence GTGGCCGACGACTCCCCGACGCTGCCCGCCGTCTCGTCCGTGCCGCCCTCGGCGGGCGGCTGCGTCCGGCCGTCGAAGAAGCACTCCGACCTGACGCCCTGGCCGCAGCGGTACATCGCGCCCTCCCGGGCCTGGCCCTCCGCACGCGGCGCGGGGGTGACCGTCGCCGTGGTCGACACCGGGGTCGATGCCGACGGGGCGCCCGCGCTGGCCGGGCGGGTGACGGCCGGCCCCGATGTCGTATCGGGCGGGACCGCGGGCAAGGACTGTGCCGGGCACGGCACGTTCGTGGCGGGGATCGTCGCGGCCGGGCAGAAATCCGGTGTCGGGTCCGCGGGGGTCGCGCCCGATGCACGGATCCTGGCGGTCCGGGTGACCGGCACGGACGGGACGGCGACCGCCGACAAGGTGGCTGCCGGAATCAAGGCGGCGGTGGCCGGTGGGGCGCGGGTGGTGGATGTGCCGATCGCACTGACGCGCGGCAGTGCGTGGCTCACCTCGGCGGTACGGGACGCGGTACGGCACAACGTGCTCGTCGTGGCCCCCGCGTATGGGATCACCGACTCGTCCGGGGCCCCGACTCCGGCCGCCTATCCGGCAGCGCTGCCCGACGTGCTGGCCGTGGCCGGGCTGGCTCCCGGGGGTGGCCCCGACCAGAAGGCCGCGCCCGCGACGGCCCCCGACATCGCGGCCCCCGGCACCAGCCTCATGAGCATCGGCCCCGGCGGCAGCGGGAACTTCAGCGGCAGCGGGGCCGACCTGGCGCCCGGTTTCGTGGCGGGCACGGCCGCGCTGGTGGACAGCTACCGCCCCGGCCTGACCGCCCAGCAGCTCACGGACCGGCTGACGTCGACGGCGTACCCGGGGGCGGCGGGCAGCCGGTCACTGACGGGCGCCGGGACGGTCGACCCGGCGGGCGCGGTGACGGCCGTACTGCCCAAGTCCGCACCCAGCCCCGCACGGCCCGGGCCCGCTCCGCAGCTCGCGGCCGGCATTGGGGACAGCGCCCACACGGGCGCGGTCGCGGTGGCCGGCGGCGCGGCGGGGCTCGTCGCCCTCACGGCGTTCTTCGCGGTGGTGCTCCCGCGCGCACGGCGTAGGGGCTGGCGCGCGGGCGTCTGA
- a CDS encoding DUF3592 domain-containing protein yields the protein MGPEQGAISVMAFGLLFGAVGGTILFKARWLRHHGARAYGTVVRLARSSGEGGTSYHPVVQYQTGNGRMMEVRSSQGKSGRTSLRPGTPVTVFYDPAKPQRMAIDGYSGGGGMVAFCVFGAVIFAIGARVLVSTIA from the coding sequence ATGGGCCCGGAACAGGGTGCGATATCCGTCATGGCATTCGGCCTGCTCTTCGGAGCCGTGGGCGGCACGATCCTGTTCAAGGCACGCTGGCTGCGGCACCACGGGGCCCGGGCCTACGGCACCGTCGTCAGGCTGGCCAGGAGTTCCGGTGAAGGCGGGACGAGCTACCACCCGGTGGTGCAGTACCAGACCGGAAACGGCCGGATGATGGAGGTCAGGTCCTCGCAGGGAAAGAGCGGGAGGACCAGCCTCCGCCCCGGCACGCCCGTCACCGTCTTCTACGACCCGGCCAAGCCGCAGCGGATGGCCATCGATGGCTACTCCGGCGGCGGGGGCATGGTCGCCTTCTGTGTCTTTGGAGCCGTGATCTTCGCGATAGGCGCGCGGGTGCTGGTGTCGACGATCGCCTGA
- a CDS encoding nucleotidyltransferase domain-containing protein, whose protein sequence is MDPDPIDLARRLVRDRFPDALAVVLAGSTAVGRATASSDLDIAVHIGDGGETRRETLRFEGRVVELFIHTRAGLVDLFAADVAARRAVLQSMYASGLVLVDREGAAGRSRALAEADLRNGPPALEPEAVETKRYGLTDALDDLGDADEPIERLAVAGFVVNAAADLLFDHHRAWVGGGKWLPRRLLEADAEHGAALLEGHLHLCESGDAEPLIDAASHILNLVGGPLREGYRRVWQGVIESIAVGTGR, encoded by the coding sequence ATGGATCCGGACCCGATTGACCTGGCCCGACGGCTCGTGCGTGACCGTTTCCCTGATGCGCTTGCCGTGGTCCTGGCGGGGTCCACGGCCGTGGGGCGGGCCACCGCCAGCAGCGACCTGGACATCGCGGTGCACATCGGGGACGGTGGCGAGACCCGTCGGGAGACGCTCCGGTTCGAGGGCCGTGTCGTGGAGCTGTTCATCCACACCCGGGCCGGTCTCGTCGATCTCTTCGCCGCGGATGTCGCCGCACGTCGCGCGGTCCTGCAGAGCATGTATGCCTCCGGTCTTGTCCTGGTCGACAGAGAGGGAGCGGCCGGACGGTCCCGGGCGCTGGCCGAAGCGGATCTCCGCAACGGTCCGCCGGCGCTTGAGCCCGAGGCGGTCGAGACGAAGCGGTACGGGCTGACTGACGCTCTGGACGATCTCGGCGACGCCGACGAGCCCATTGAGCGCCTGGCTGTGGCCGGGTTCGTAGTCAACGCCGCCGCAGACCTGCTCTTCGACCACCACCGCGCGTGGGTCGGCGGCGGAAAGTGGCTGCCACGGCGTCTTCTGGAGGCGGACGCAGAGCATGGGGCTGCCCTGCTCGAAGGGCACCTGCATCTGTGTGAGTCGGGAGACGCCGAGCCGTTGATCGATGCGGCCTCGCACATCCTCAACCTCGTCGGTGGGCCGCTTCGCGAGGGATATCGCAGGGTCTGGCAGGGCGTCATCGAATCGATTGCTGTCGGCACCGGGCGTTGA
- a CDS encoding DUF4232 domain-containing protein: MLARNLTFAALAVAAGLSLTACNGDNGAARSGGSSPSSESSAASSTGDSGSGGSEQGGGKDTAGKSSGGQGTGGQGTDSKTGSGTGAKAGKCRTDDMDITASDSTISGDTEGSVAVTFKNGGGRDCALSGYAGIDLKTNYGNLSAKRSGQGSSPMVLKNGESVSFGISYPLNNTGGSGVKVTGLVVTPPDETKSFSLAWPGGASLPVTDGSGSPVKVFPMGSAGQGGAS, encoded by the coding sequence GTGCTCGCTCGCAACCTCACCTTCGCCGCCCTGGCCGTTGCTGCGGGTCTCTCGCTCACGGCCTGCAACGGTGACAACGGCGCGGCCCGGAGCGGCGGCTCGTCACCGTCCTCCGAGTCCTCCGCGGCTTCCTCGACCGGCGATTCGGGCTCGGGCGGTTCGGAGCAGGGGGGCGGGAAGGACACCGCCGGGAAGAGCTCCGGCGGACAGGGTACGGGCGGGCAGGGTACGGATTCCAAGACCGGCTCCGGCACGGGCGCCAAGGCCGGCAAGTGCCGCACCGACGACATGGACATCACCGCCTCGGACAGCACCATCAGCGGCGACACGGAGGGATCGGTCGCGGTCACGTTCAAGAACGGCGGCGGCCGGGACTGTGCCCTGTCCGGATACGCGGGCATCGATTTGAAGACCAACTACGGGAATCTGTCCGCCAAGCGCAGCGGTCAGGGTTCCAGCCCCATGGTCCTCAAGAACGGCGAGTCGGTGTCCTTCGGCATCAGTTACCCGCTCAACAACACGGGCGGCTCCGGCGTCAAGGTCACCGGACTTGTGGTGACCCCGCCGGACGAGACGAAGTCGTTCTCCCTCGCATGGCCCGGCGGCGCCAGCCTGCCCGTCACCGACGGCTCCGGCTCCCCCGTCAAGGTCTTCCCGATGGGCAGCGCCGGCCAGGGCGGGGCGAGCTGA